The DNA window GACGGGGACACTGGTGGAGGCATTCAACGGCGTATCGTCGAACCAGACGCCAGCCAGCTTCGACACCACCGTGAATGGCGTCACCTTCCTCGGAAACAACACCCTGTTCTCCGAAACAGGCTCAGGCACCAACAACACTTCGGACTTGTCCGCCGGCACCAACGCAGGTGACGCCACCTACGATCTACTGCTCAGCAACGTAGAATTCGGCGGGCCTGCATCCCAGACCATCAGCGTCGGCAATGGGAACCTCGTCATCGGGAACCAGTATCTCATCCAGGTTTGGTTCGTGGACGACCGAGCTGCCCAAGACTCCCGCGTCATGCTCTTTGGCGACGGCAACGGCAGCAACGTGCTCCTCAATGATCAGTATGCCGTAGGCACCTTCACCGCAGACGCCACCTCGCAAGACCTCCTCACGGAGGCCCAAGGCTTCGGCCGCGCCCATCTCACCGCCTACCAGATCCGAGCGATCCCCGAGCCTTCCTCTCTGCTCATGCTGTCTCTCGCGGGAGTCCTGTTCTTCCGCCGTCGCCACTGAACCCAATAAAAAACCAAAACCCAATGAATCCCCGAAAAACCATCAGCGCATGCTGCGTCGGTGCACTCGGCTCGTGCTGGCTTTCCGCCGCACCCATCTCCTGGAGCCCTGCAGTCGCCACCAGCGGCAAGACCAACCTGATCGAGGGCAACGTCGTAATCGCTCTTACCGGGGGCTCCAGTTCGCGCTCGATCACCAACGGAGGCGCCAGCGGAACGTCCACTTACAATTTCATCTCCGCCAATTTTACAACCCTCTCGCCCCATGTATTCACCGCCACTGCCGGTGGCCCGAATCCGCGTGCACGGGTGGCGGACAACGTATACGGCGGGAGTTCCATCTCGTCGACGGGCGATTCGGACTTCGACACCGTGATCGCATCTGTGACCGATTCCTACGGCTCACCCTCAGGAATCACCGGCGGCACCCTGACACTTGACGGCCTGCTCGATGGTGGCAGTTACACCATTCAGGTGTTCTTCAACGATCAGCGCGAGGCGTCCGACGACCGGGTCATGCGCTTCGGTGATGGA is part of the Haloferula helveola genome and encodes:
- a CDS encoding PEP-CTERM sorting domain-containing protein, with protein sequence MTTGTLVEAFNGVSSNQTPASFDTTVNGVTFLGNNTLFSETGSGTNNTSDLSAGTNAGDATYDLLLSNVEFGGPASQTISVGNGNLVIGNQYLIQVWFVDDRAAQDSRVMLFGDGNGSNVLLNDQYAVGTFTADATSQDLLTEAQGFGRAHLTAYQIRAIPEPSSLLMLSLAGVLFFRRRH